A stretch of Ammospiza caudacuta isolate bAmmCau1 chromosome 18, bAmmCau1.pri, whole genome shotgun sequence DNA encodes these proteins:
- the CLTCL1 gene encoding clathrin heavy chain 2 isoform X2: MAQILPIRFQEHFQLQNLGINPANIGFSTLTMESDKFICIREKVGEQAQVVIIDMSDPTTPIRRPISAESAIMNPASKVIALKAGKTLQIFNIEMKSKMKAHTMAEEVIFWKWISVNTVALVTETAVYHWSMEGESQPQKMFDRHASLAGCQIINYRTDEHQKWLLLIGISAQQNRVVGAMQLYSVDRKVSQPIEGHAAAFAEFKIEGNAKPSTLFCFAVRSPAGGKLHIIEVGQPATGNQPFVKKAVDVFFPPEAQTDFPVAMQIGIKHGVIYLITKYGYIHMYDLESGVCIYMNRISADTIFVTAPHEPTSGIIGVNKKGQVLSVCVEEDNIVNYATNVLQNPDLGLRMAIRSNLAGAEELFARKFNTLFAQGNYADAAKVAASAPKGILRTSDTIRKFQSVPAQPGQASPLLQYFGILLDQGQLNKFESLELCRPVLQQGRKQLLEKWLKEDKLECSEELGDLVKTADPTLALSVYLRANVPNKVIQCFAETGQFQKIVLYAKKVGYTPDWIFLLRSVMRVSPEQGLQFSQMLVQDEEPLANINQIVDVFMEHSLLQQCTSFLLDALKNNRPAEGHLQTRLLEMNLIHAPQVADAILGNQMFTHYDRAHVAQLCEKAGLLQRALEHYTDLYDIKRAVVHTHLLNPEWLVNFFGSLSVEDSVECLRAMLSANIRQNLQLCVQVASKYHEQLGTQSLVELFESFKSYEGLFYFLGSIVNFSQDPDVHFKYIQAACKTGQIKEVERICRESNCYNPERVKNFLKEAKLTDQLPLIIVCDRFDFVHDLVLYLYRNNLQKYIEIYVQKVNPSRIPAVVGGLLDVDCSEDVIKNLIMVVRGQFSTDELVAEVEKRNRLKLLLPWLESRIHEGCEEPATHNALAKIYIDSNNNPERFLRENPYYDSRVVGKYCEKRDPHLACVAYERGQCDLELIKVCNENSLFKSEARYLVRRKDPELWANVLEENNPFRRQLIDQVVQTALSETQDPEEVSVTVKAFMTADLPNELIELLEKIVLDNSVFSEHRNLQNLLILTAIKADRTRVMEYINRLDNYDAPDIANIAISNELYEEAFAIFRKFDVNTSAIQVLIEHIGNLDRAYEFAERCNEPAVWSQLARAQLQKDLVKEAIDSYIKADDPSAYMEVVQAANRNDNWEDLVKFLQMARKKARESYVETELIFALAKTNRLSELEEFISGPNNAHIQQVGDRCYEEGMYEAAKLLYNNVSNFARLASTLVHLGEYQAAVDSGRKANSTRTWKEVCFACVDGKEFRLAQICGLHIVIHADELEELISYYQDRGYFEDLIALLEAALGLERAHMGMFTELAILYSKFKPQKMREHLELFWSRVNIPKVLRAAEQAHLWAELVFLYDKYEEYDNAIITMMNHPTDAWKEGQFKDIIAKVANVELYYKALQFYLDYKPLLINDLLLVLSPRLDHTRTVNFFSKVNQLFLVKPYLRSVQNHNNKGVNEALNNLLTEEEDFQGLRASIDAYDNFDNITLAQRLEKHELIEFRRIAAYLYKGNNRWKQSVELCKKDRLYKDAMQYAAESKDAELAEKLLQWFLEEGKQECFAACLFTCYDLLHPDVVLELAWRHNIMDFAMPYFIQVMREYLTKVDKLDASESLRKEEEQVAEPTPIVFGQQLMLTAGPSAVPPQANFPYGYTAPGFTQPPVYGFNM, translated from the exons CTCCAAAATTTGGGCATTAATCCAGCAAACATTGGATTCAGCACCCTAACAATGGAGTCTGACAAGTTCATCTGCATAAGGGAGAAAGTAGGAGAGCAGGCACAAGTAGTGATAATTGACATGAGTGATCCAACAACACCCATCAGACGTCCAATTTCTGCAGAAAGTGCCATCATGAATCCAGCCTCTAAAGTAATAGCACTCAAAG CTGGGAAAACACTTCAGATCTTTAACATTGAGatgaaaagtaaaatgaaagCCCACACAATGGCTGAGGAAGTGATCTTCTGGAAATGGATATCTGTGAATACAGTTGCCTTGGTGACAGAGACAGCAGTGTACCACTGGAGCATGGAGGGAGAATCACAACCCCAAAAGATGTTTGATAGACATGCTAGTCTTGCAGGCTGCCAAATCATCAATTACAGAACAGATGAACACCAAAAATGGCTGCTGCTGATAGGAATTTCAGCACAG cAAAATCGTGTGGTTGGTGCAATGCAGCTGTACTCAGTTGATAGAAAAGTCTCCCAACCTATAGAAGGCCATGCAGCAGCATTTGCAGAATTCAAAATAGAGGGAAATGCCAAACCTTCTACCCTCTTCTGTTTTGCTGTGaggagtcctgcaggaggcaAG CTGCACATAATCGAAGTAGGTCAGCCAGCTACTGGAAATCAGCCATTTGTTAAGAAAGCTGTTGATGTGTTTTTCCCACCTGAGGCACAGACAGACTTTCCTGTGGCAATGCAG ATTGGAATTAAGCATGGTGTGATTTATCTGATCACGAAGTATGGCTATATCCACATGTATGACTTGGAGTCTGGAGTGTGCATCTACATGAACCGTATTAGTGCTGACACTATCTTTGTCACAGCTCCTCATGAACCTACCTCAGGCATTATTGGTGTGAACAAAAAAGGACAG GTGCTTTCTGTATGTGTTGAGGAAGACAACATTGTGAACTACGCTACGAATGTTCTCCAGAATCCTGACTTGGGACTGCGAATGGCTATACGGAGTAAcctggcaggggcagaggagtTATTTGCCAGAAAGTTCAACACGCTGTTTGCTCAAGGAAACTATGCAGATGCTGCTAAAGTAGCTGCATCTGCACCAAAG GGAATTCTACGTACCAGTGATACAATTAGGAAGTTCCAGAGTGTaccagctcagcctgggcagGCCTCTCCCCTGCTCCAGTACTTTGGAATATTGCTTGACCAGGGCCAGCTGAACAAGTTTGAATCTCTGGAGCTCTGTCGCCCCGTCCTGCAGCAGGGCCGCAAACAGCTTCTGGAGAAGTGGCTGAAGGAAGACAAG CTGGAGTGCTCGGAGGAGCTGGGAGACTTGGTGAAGACGGCTGACCCAACCCTTGCACTCAGCGTCTACCTTCGAGCTAATGTGCCAAACAAAGTGATCCAGTGCTTTGCTGAAACTGGCCAATTCCAGAAAATAGTGCTGTATGCTAAGAAG GTTGGCTATACCCCTGACTGGATCTTCCTACTGAGAAGTGTGATGAGAGTCAGTCCAGAACAAGGCCTGCAGTTCTCTCAGATGCTGGTGCAGGATGAGGAGCCACTGGCAAACATTAACCAG ATTGTGGATGTGTTCAtggagcacagcctgctgcagcagtgcacaTCCTTTTTGTTGGATGCCCTGAAAAATAACCGCCCTGCAGAAGGCCACCTTCAGACCCGTCTCCTGGAAATGAATTTGATTCATGCCCCGCAG GTTGCAGATGCCATCCTTGGAAACCAAATGTTTACACACTATGATCGTGCTCATGTTGCCCAGCTGTGTGAAAAGGCAGGCTTGCTCCAGCGAGCTTTGGAACACTACACAGATCTCTATGATATTAAACGTGCAGTTGTACATACTCACCTCTTGAATCCTGAG TGGCTCGTGAACTTCTTTGGCTCTCTCTCAGTTGAGGACTCTGTGGAGTGTTTGCGTGCCATGCTGTCAGCCAACATTCGGCAAAACctacagctctgtgtgcaggtTGCTTCTAAATACCATGAACAGCTTGGCACCCAGTCTCTTGTGGAGCTTTTTGAATCTTTCAAAAGCTATGAAG GACTGTTCTATTTCTTGGGTTCCATTGTAAACTTTAGCCAGGATCCAGATGTTCACTTCAAGTACATCCAGGCAGCTTGCAAGACTGGTCAGATAAAGGAAGTGGAAAGAATCTGTCGTGAAAGTAACTGCTATAACCCAGAACGAGTGAAGAACTTCCTGAAG GAGGCAAAGCTCACAGATCAGCTTCCTCTGATCATTGTCTGCGATCGGTTTGACTTTGTTCATGACCTGGTGCTCTATTTGTATCGCAATAATCTGCAGAAGTATATTGAGATCTATGTACAGAAG GTGAATCCTAGCCGTATACCAGCAGTGGTTGGAGGGCTTCTTGATGTAGATTGTTCTGAAGATGTCATCAAGAACTTGATCATGGTGGTGAGAGGGCAGTTCTCCACAGACGAGCTGGTGGCTgaagtggaaaaaagaaatcg GCTTAAGTTGCTGTTGCCATGGCTTGAATCAAGGATTCATGAAGGCTGTGAAGAACCTGCAACTCATAATGCTTTGGCCAAAATCTACATTGACAGTAATAATAATCCAGAGCGCTTCCTTCGTGAGAATCCTTACTATGACAGCCGTGTAGTTGGCAAATATTGTGAAAAGAGGGACCCTCATCTGGCCTGCGTTGCTTATGAGAGGGGGCAGTGTGATCTGGAACTCATAAAG GTGTGCAACGAGAACTCCCTGTTTAAGAGCGAGGCTCGCTACCTGGTGCGCAGGAAGgaccctgagctctgggcaaaTGTACTGGAAGAAAACAACCCATTCAGGCGGCAGCTTATTGACCAG GTTGTCCAAACAGCTTTATCAGAGACACAGGATCCAGAGGAAGTTTCTGTAACTGTGAAAGCTTTCATGACTGCTGATCTGCCAAATGAACTGATTGAATTATTGGAAAAAATTGTCTTGGATAATTCTGTATTCAGTGAACACAG GAATCTGCAGAACCTGCTGATCCTGACTGCCATTAAGGCCGACCGCACCCGAGTGATGGAGTACATCAATCGGCTGGATAACTATGATGCCCCAGATATTGCCAACATTGCCATCAGTAATGAGCTGTATGAGGAGGCCTTTGCTATATTCAGAAAATTTGATGTCAATACTTCAGCAATTCAG GTGCTGATTGAGCACATTGGCAACTTAGACCGTGCTTATGAATTTGCAGAGAGATGTAATGAACCAGCAGtgtggagccagctggccagagcccagctccagaaGGACTTGGTGAAGGAAGCCATTGACTCCTATATAAAGGCAGATGATCCATCTGCTTACATGGAAGTTGTTCAGGCAGCTAATAGAAATG ATAATTGGGAGGACCTAGTCAAGTTCTTACAGATGGCCAGGAAGAAGGCCAGAGAGTCTTATGTAGAGACAGAACTTATTTTTGCTTTGGCAAAAACGAATCGTCTGTCAGAACTGGAGGAGTTTATTAGTGGCCCTAATAATGCCCATATACAACAG GTCGGTGATCGCTGTTATGAAGAGGGGATGTACGAAGCAGCAAAACTTCTCTATAACAACGTGTCCAACTTTGCTCGCCTGGCATCTACCCTGGTGCACCTGGGGGAGTATCAGGCAGCAGTGGACAGTGGCCGCAAAGCCAATAGCACAAGGACTTGGAAAGAG gtctgttttgcctgtgtgGATGGAAAAGAATTTCGCTTGGCACAGATCTGTGGCTTGCACATAGTCATCCATGCTGATGAACTTGAGGAGCTGATCAGTTACTATCAG GATCGTGGCTACTTTGAAGACCTCATTGCCCTTTTGGAAGCTGCTCTGGGCCTAGAGCGTGCTCACATGGGGATGTTTACTGAACTTGCCATCTTATACTCCAAATTCAAGCCTCAGAAAATGAGAGAACATCTGGAACTTTTCTGGTCTAGAGTTAATATTCCAAAG gttctcagagctgcagaacaGGCTCATCTCTGGGCAGAACTTGTATTCCTGTATGACAAGTATGAGGAGTATGACAATGCAATAATTACTATGATGAATCATCCCACTGATGCCTGGAAAGAAGGCCAGTTTAAAGACATAATTGCCAAG GTGGCCAATGTAGAGCTGTACTACAAAGCCTTGCAGTTCTACTTAGACTACAAACCTCTGCTGATCAATGATCTTCTGCTTGTATTATCTCCACGACTGGATCACACCAGGACAGTCAATTTTTTCTCAAAG GTTAATCAGCTATTTCTAGTAAAGCCTTACCTGCGTTCAGTCCAGAACCACAACAACAAAGGAGTTAACGAAGCTCTAAACAACCTTTTAACAGAAGAGGAAGATTTCCAG GGTTTGAGAGCTTCCATTGATGCCTATGACAACTTTGATAACATAACATTGGCTCAGCGTCTGGAAAAGCATGAACTAATTGAATTTAGGCGTATTGCAGCGTACTTGTACAAGGGTAACAACCGCTGGAAACAGAGCGTGGAGCTGTGCAAGAAAGACCGTCTGTATAAG GATGCTATGCAGTATGCTGCAGAGTCCAAAGATGCAGAGCTGGCTGAGAAGCTGCTCCAGTGGTTCTTGGAAGAAGGCAAGCAGGAGTGCTTTGCAGCCTGCCTTTTCACATGCTATGACTTGCTGCACCCAGATGTAGTCCTTGAGTTGGCATGGAGACATAACATCATGGACTTTGCAATGCCTTATTTCATCCAAGTGATGAGAGAGTATCTTACCAAA GTGGATAAACTTGATGCTTCTGAAAGCCTAAGAAAAGAAGAGGAACAAGTAGCTGAACCCACTCCAATAGTATTTG GCCAGCAGTTGATGTTAACAGCAGGCCCCAGTGCAGTACCTCCCCAGGCAAACTTCCCATATGGATACACAGCACCAGGATTCACCCAGCCGCCTGTTTATGGTTTCAATATGTAA
- the CLTCL1 gene encoding clathrin heavy chain 2 isoform X1: MAQILPIRFQEHFQLQNLGINPANIGFSTLTMESDKFICIREKVGEQAQVVIIDMSDPTTPIRRPISAESAIMNPASKVIALKAGKTLQIFNIEMKSKMKAHTMAEEVIFWKWISVNTVALVTETAVYHWSMEGESQPQKMFDRHASLAGCQIINYRTDEHQKWLLLIGISAQQNRVVGAMQLYSVDRKVSQPIEGHAAAFAEFKIEGNAKPSTLFCFAVRSPAGGKLHIIEVGQPATGNQPFVKKAVDVFFPPEAQTDFPVAMQIGIKHGVIYLITKYGYIHMYDLESGVCIYMNRISADTIFVTAPHEPTSGIIGVNKKGQVLSVCVEEDNIVNYATNVLQNPDLGLRMAIRSNLAGAEELFARKFNTLFAQGNYADAAKVAASAPKGILRTSDTIRKFQSVPAQPGQASPLLQYFGILLDQGQLNKFESLELCRPVLQQGRKQLLEKWLKEDKLECSEELGDLVKTADPTLALSVYLRANVPNKVIQCFAETGQFQKIVLYAKKVGYTPDWIFLLRSVMRVSPEQGLQFSQMLVQDEEPLANINQIVDVFMEHSLLQQCTSFLLDALKNNRPAEGHLQTRLLEMNLIHAPQVADAILGNQMFTHYDRAHVAQLCEKAGLLQRALEHYTDLYDIKRAVVHTHLLNPEWLVNFFGSLSVEDSVECLRAMLSANIRQNLQLCVQVASKYHEQLGTQSLVELFESFKSYEGLFYFLGSIVNFSQDPDVHFKYIQAACKTGQIKEVERICRESNCYNPERVKNFLKEAKLTDQLPLIIVCDRFDFVHDLVLYLYRNNLQKYIEIYVQKVNPSRIPAVVGGLLDVDCSEDVIKNLIMVVRGQFSTDELVAEVEKRNRLKLLLPWLESRIHEGCEEPATHNALAKIYIDSNNNPERFLRENPYYDSRVVGKYCEKRDPHLACVAYERGQCDLELIKVCNENSLFKSEARYLVRRKDPELWANVLEENNPFRRQLIDQVVQTALSETQDPEEVSVTVKAFMTADLPNELIELLEKIVLDNSVFSEHRNLQNLLILTAIKADRTRVMEYINRLDNYDAPDIANIAISNELYEEAFAIFRKFDVNTSAIQVLIEHIGNLDRAYEFAERCNEPAVWSQLARAQLQKDLVKEAIDSYIKADDPSAYMEVVQAANRNDNWEDLVKFLQMARKKARESYVETELIFALAKTNRLSELEEFISGPNNAHIQQVGDRCYEEGMYEAAKLLYNNVSNFARLASTLVHLGEYQAAVDSGRKANSTRTWKEVCFACVDGKEFRLAQICGLHIVIHADELEELISYYQDRGYFEDLIALLEAALGLERAHMGMFTELAILYSKFKPQKMREHLELFWSRVNIPKVLRAAEQAHLWAELVFLYDKYEEYDNAIITMMNHPTDAWKEGQFKDIIAKVANVELYYKALQFYLDYKPLLINDLLLVLSPRLDHTRTVNFFSKVNQLFLVKPYLRSVQNHNNKGVNEALNNLLTEEEDFQGLRASIDAYDNFDNITLAQRLEKHELIEFRRIAAYLYKGNNRWKQSVELCKKDRLYKDAMQYAAESKDAELAEKLLQWFLEEGKQECFAACLFTCYDLLHPDVVLELAWRHNIMDFAMPYFIQVMREYLTKVDGLFYKVDKLDASESLRKEEEQVAEPTPIVFGQQLMLTAGPSAVPPQANFPYGYTAPGFTQPPVYGFNM; this comes from the exons CTCCAAAATTTGGGCATTAATCCAGCAAACATTGGATTCAGCACCCTAACAATGGAGTCTGACAAGTTCATCTGCATAAGGGAGAAAGTAGGAGAGCAGGCACAAGTAGTGATAATTGACATGAGTGATCCAACAACACCCATCAGACGTCCAATTTCTGCAGAAAGTGCCATCATGAATCCAGCCTCTAAAGTAATAGCACTCAAAG CTGGGAAAACACTTCAGATCTTTAACATTGAGatgaaaagtaaaatgaaagCCCACACAATGGCTGAGGAAGTGATCTTCTGGAAATGGATATCTGTGAATACAGTTGCCTTGGTGACAGAGACAGCAGTGTACCACTGGAGCATGGAGGGAGAATCACAACCCCAAAAGATGTTTGATAGACATGCTAGTCTTGCAGGCTGCCAAATCATCAATTACAGAACAGATGAACACCAAAAATGGCTGCTGCTGATAGGAATTTCAGCACAG cAAAATCGTGTGGTTGGTGCAATGCAGCTGTACTCAGTTGATAGAAAAGTCTCCCAACCTATAGAAGGCCATGCAGCAGCATTTGCAGAATTCAAAATAGAGGGAAATGCCAAACCTTCTACCCTCTTCTGTTTTGCTGTGaggagtcctgcaggaggcaAG CTGCACATAATCGAAGTAGGTCAGCCAGCTACTGGAAATCAGCCATTTGTTAAGAAAGCTGTTGATGTGTTTTTCCCACCTGAGGCACAGACAGACTTTCCTGTGGCAATGCAG ATTGGAATTAAGCATGGTGTGATTTATCTGATCACGAAGTATGGCTATATCCACATGTATGACTTGGAGTCTGGAGTGTGCATCTACATGAACCGTATTAGTGCTGACACTATCTTTGTCACAGCTCCTCATGAACCTACCTCAGGCATTATTGGTGTGAACAAAAAAGGACAG GTGCTTTCTGTATGTGTTGAGGAAGACAACATTGTGAACTACGCTACGAATGTTCTCCAGAATCCTGACTTGGGACTGCGAATGGCTATACGGAGTAAcctggcaggggcagaggagtTATTTGCCAGAAAGTTCAACACGCTGTTTGCTCAAGGAAACTATGCAGATGCTGCTAAAGTAGCTGCATCTGCACCAAAG GGAATTCTACGTACCAGTGATACAATTAGGAAGTTCCAGAGTGTaccagctcagcctgggcagGCCTCTCCCCTGCTCCAGTACTTTGGAATATTGCTTGACCAGGGCCAGCTGAACAAGTTTGAATCTCTGGAGCTCTGTCGCCCCGTCCTGCAGCAGGGCCGCAAACAGCTTCTGGAGAAGTGGCTGAAGGAAGACAAG CTGGAGTGCTCGGAGGAGCTGGGAGACTTGGTGAAGACGGCTGACCCAACCCTTGCACTCAGCGTCTACCTTCGAGCTAATGTGCCAAACAAAGTGATCCAGTGCTTTGCTGAAACTGGCCAATTCCAGAAAATAGTGCTGTATGCTAAGAAG GTTGGCTATACCCCTGACTGGATCTTCCTACTGAGAAGTGTGATGAGAGTCAGTCCAGAACAAGGCCTGCAGTTCTCTCAGATGCTGGTGCAGGATGAGGAGCCACTGGCAAACATTAACCAG ATTGTGGATGTGTTCAtggagcacagcctgctgcagcagtgcacaTCCTTTTTGTTGGATGCCCTGAAAAATAACCGCCCTGCAGAAGGCCACCTTCAGACCCGTCTCCTGGAAATGAATTTGATTCATGCCCCGCAG GTTGCAGATGCCATCCTTGGAAACCAAATGTTTACACACTATGATCGTGCTCATGTTGCCCAGCTGTGTGAAAAGGCAGGCTTGCTCCAGCGAGCTTTGGAACACTACACAGATCTCTATGATATTAAACGTGCAGTTGTACATACTCACCTCTTGAATCCTGAG TGGCTCGTGAACTTCTTTGGCTCTCTCTCAGTTGAGGACTCTGTGGAGTGTTTGCGTGCCATGCTGTCAGCCAACATTCGGCAAAACctacagctctgtgtgcaggtTGCTTCTAAATACCATGAACAGCTTGGCACCCAGTCTCTTGTGGAGCTTTTTGAATCTTTCAAAAGCTATGAAG GACTGTTCTATTTCTTGGGTTCCATTGTAAACTTTAGCCAGGATCCAGATGTTCACTTCAAGTACATCCAGGCAGCTTGCAAGACTGGTCAGATAAAGGAAGTGGAAAGAATCTGTCGTGAAAGTAACTGCTATAACCCAGAACGAGTGAAGAACTTCCTGAAG GAGGCAAAGCTCACAGATCAGCTTCCTCTGATCATTGTCTGCGATCGGTTTGACTTTGTTCATGACCTGGTGCTCTATTTGTATCGCAATAATCTGCAGAAGTATATTGAGATCTATGTACAGAAG GTGAATCCTAGCCGTATACCAGCAGTGGTTGGAGGGCTTCTTGATGTAGATTGTTCTGAAGATGTCATCAAGAACTTGATCATGGTGGTGAGAGGGCAGTTCTCCACAGACGAGCTGGTGGCTgaagtggaaaaaagaaatcg GCTTAAGTTGCTGTTGCCATGGCTTGAATCAAGGATTCATGAAGGCTGTGAAGAACCTGCAACTCATAATGCTTTGGCCAAAATCTACATTGACAGTAATAATAATCCAGAGCGCTTCCTTCGTGAGAATCCTTACTATGACAGCCGTGTAGTTGGCAAATATTGTGAAAAGAGGGACCCTCATCTGGCCTGCGTTGCTTATGAGAGGGGGCAGTGTGATCTGGAACTCATAAAG GTGTGCAACGAGAACTCCCTGTTTAAGAGCGAGGCTCGCTACCTGGTGCGCAGGAAGgaccctgagctctgggcaaaTGTACTGGAAGAAAACAACCCATTCAGGCGGCAGCTTATTGACCAG GTTGTCCAAACAGCTTTATCAGAGACACAGGATCCAGAGGAAGTTTCTGTAACTGTGAAAGCTTTCATGACTGCTGATCTGCCAAATGAACTGATTGAATTATTGGAAAAAATTGTCTTGGATAATTCTGTATTCAGTGAACACAG GAATCTGCAGAACCTGCTGATCCTGACTGCCATTAAGGCCGACCGCACCCGAGTGATGGAGTACATCAATCGGCTGGATAACTATGATGCCCCAGATATTGCCAACATTGCCATCAGTAATGAGCTGTATGAGGAGGCCTTTGCTATATTCAGAAAATTTGATGTCAATACTTCAGCAATTCAG GTGCTGATTGAGCACATTGGCAACTTAGACCGTGCTTATGAATTTGCAGAGAGATGTAATGAACCAGCAGtgtggagccagctggccagagcccagctccagaaGGACTTGGTGAAGGAAGCCATTGACTCCTATATAAAGGCAGATGATCCATCTGCTTACATGGAAGTTGTTCAGGCAGCTAATAGAAATG ATAATTGGGAGGACCTAGTCAAGTTCTTACAGATGGCCAGGAAGAAGGCCAGAGAGTCTTATGTAGAGACAGAACTTATTTTTGCTTTGGCAAAAACGAATCGTCTGTCAGAACTGGAGGAGTTTATTAGTGGCCCTAATAATGCCCATATACAACAG GTCGGTGATCGCTGTTATGAAGAGGGGATGTACGAAGCAGCAAAACTTCTCTATAACAACGTGTCCAACTTTGCTCGCCTGGCATCTACCCTGGTGCACCTGGGGGAGTATCAGGCAGCAGTGGACAGTGGCCGCAAAGCCAATAGCACAAGGACTTGGAAAGAG gtctgttttgcctgtgtgGATGGAAAAGAATTTCGCTTGGCACAGATCTGTGGCTTGCACATAGTCATCCATGCTGATGAACTTGAGGAGCTGATCAGTTACTATCAG GATCGTGGCTACTTTGAAGACCTCATTGCCCTTTTGGAAGCTGCTCTGGGCCTAGAGCGTGCTCACATGGGGATGTTTACTGAACTTGCCATCTTATACTCCAAATTCAAGCCTCAGAAAATGAGAGAACATCTGGAACTTTTCTGGTCTAGAGTTAATATTCCAAAG gttctcagagctgcagaacaGGCTCATCTCTGGGCAGAACTTGTATTCCTGTATGACAAGTATGAGGAGTATGACAATGCAATAATTACTATGATGAATCATCCCACTGATGCCTGGAAAGAAGGCCAGTTTAAAGACATAATTGCCAAG GTGGCCAATGTAGAGCTGTACTACAAAGCCTTGCAGTTCTACTTAGACTACAAACCTCTGCTGATCAATGATCTTCTGCTTGTATTATCTCCACGACTGGATCACACCAGGACAGTCAATTTTTTCTCAAAG GTTAATCAGCTATTTCTAGTAAAGCCTTACCTGCGTTCAGTCCAGAACCACAACAACAAAGGAGTTAACGAAGCTCTAAACAACCTTTTAACAGAAGAGGAAGATTTCCAG GGTTTGAGAGCTTCCATTGATGCCTATGACAACTTTGATAACATAACATTGGCTCAGCGTCTGGAAAAGCATGAACTAATTGAATTTAGGCGTATTGCAGCGTACTTGTACAAGGGTAACAACCGCTGGAAACAGAGCGTGGAGCTGTGCAAGAAAGACCGTCTGTATAAG GATGCTATGCAGTATGCTGCAGAGTCCAAAGATGCAGAGCTGGCTGAGAAGCTGCTCCAGTGGTTCTTGGAAGAAGGCAAGCAGGAGTGCTTTGCAGCCTGCCTTTTCACATGCTATGACTTGCTGCACCCAGATGTAGTCCTTGAGTTGGCATGGAGACATAACATCATGGACTTTGCAATGCCTTATTTCATCCAAGTGATGAGAGAGTATCTTACCAAA GTTGATGGACTATTCTATAAG GTGGATAAACTTGATGCTTCTGAAAGCCTAAGAAAAGAAGAGGAACAAGTAGCTGAACCCACTCCAATAGTATTTG GCCAGCAGTTGATGTTAACAGCAGGCCCCAGTGCAGTACCTCCCCAGGCAAACTTCCCATATGGATACACAGCACCAGGATTCACCCAGCCGCCTGTTTATGGTTTCAATATGTAA